The sequence below is a genomic window from Gopherus evgoodei ecotype Sinaloan lineage chromosome 9, rGopEvg1_v1.p, whole genome shotgun sequence.
GATGGAGTttgctttttgtgtgtgagttATCCTGGGCATAGAGGACACACACACCTGAATGTATCCTGATCAAGTATCCAAAAGGAGAGTCtatgaaaacaaagaagaaacttCTGATGTCGAGCAGTTCCGATTCATCTGACAAAAACTTGCGGAGTCGGTGAGAAGGCAAAATAAAATCCCTAACAACCATGTCGGTAACACCTAGTCATTTCCCACTGAATGGGACAAGCCTCTTTGCTGAAAATCATGGCATTATGGATATAACCAATGGACAAAGAACTTTGAATATCTTTCTTTTTTGCTTGACATTTATAATTACGCTCACTACCCTGCTGGGCAGCATTTATTCACTAGTTTCCTTactgaaaattcaaaacaaaaccacactttCAATGATCGTGACTTCCTTATCTGTGGATGATTTGATAAGCGTGGTGCCAGTGACTATCTTTATGCTCATGCAGTGGTCAAGCGAGGcgctcccccagcctctgtgcACCACATCAGCGCTGCTTTATTTATTTCAGGGCATTTCTAGCAATCTGAAAGGTACTCTTATAGTTTCTTACAACTTCTACACGATCAACAAAACTGTGATGTGGAGTCAGCGGACCTCCAAACAGCCAGTGAGCATGATATGGGCCATTCTCACTATCTGGATTGTCAGCTTGCTGGTGTGCATTTTGCCTCTCTGTGGTTGGGGCACCTATGTCCCCACCTCTTGGGGTTGCCTCACAGACTACACCAGTTCCTACGTCctgtttttattcattttctaCTCGCTGTGCTTCTGCCTCCTCACTGTGCTTTCTGTCCCTCTAACTTACCAACTGTTGTGCTCAGATGAGCAACAGCGTCTTTATGTCGATTACCAGGAAATCACCCAAGGCTATTTCACTCCTGGGACGCCCCCAGTCTGTAGCACCGCCCTATCCCTTTCTCCGGAGGACCCCGTGGATAAAACCTTGAAGCATTTCCGAAACACCTGCTCCAGCTCGGAGATGGCATTCAGGCAAAGCCCAGCTGAGAGCTGTGGGCTGGACTCCCATTGCACAAACAGTGTGCAGAGCAGGAGCTACACTGTGGAGTTTGCTCAGAAACGATTCTCGCTGATTCTTGCATTGACAAAAGTCATTCTCTGGCTTCCAACAATGGTAAAAAGTCAGACTTCTTTGCATATTTGTAATGATTGATTTACACAGGGACCGAGTTTATGTGATATTAATTGAAACAGTCATCCAGCAATTATGAGCTGCATAAATCATATCCATAGAATTCATttcaaacagagctgtgtttgtgtatgtatttATCTTGCTTTCTTCAGGattgatacattcatacaaaaaaagtgcattttaaaaatgaaaagccagATTCATCATTGTTTTtccagttttacatcagtgtaactccactgaacccAGCAGAGAGCTAGGCTAAAGGTAGGGGTGAATCAGGTTTTGTGTTTCAAGCAGCCTGGCAGGCATTAGGTTGACTCTGAGATCTGTGAGTTTTActaaggcagattttttttccctccatcctCACAGTTCTGAGTCACACCCTTTGCCAGTCATCTCTGGGTAAGAAACTGAAGCTTGTCTGAAAAGTGATGAAGAATGTTTGTATTTTTGTAATTGTTGAAGCGTTACTACATTTTGATGCAATGTATGGGAAGGATAAATATAACAAAGGATACTTACAAGTGAGTCCTTTGCTGGGCATGTGAACATGTTGGGAATTGTTCAGTGTCATCCTTGTCCTATGGATGTGTATGGAGTCAGCCTCTCAGCTTCTTTCCATAAAGAATGAGAATTATAATGTGCATGAAGCCCAATCCTGCCTGGCACTGAGGGCCCTCAAACCCCATTGACTTTGGGAgtggaggatgctcagcacctcaccgGATTGGCTCAGTAATCCCTAAGAATTGCTTGGAATCTGAGCTGCTTCTTTGGCAGACCTCAGGCATCAATATTTATCATTTCATTTTCAGTATAAGGCATTCTGAGaaatagagagagagggagagggactgTATAAGGACATTTGTCTTCTAGCGTCTGTCAAAATCACAAAGCCTAGCGGGAAATCAATGAAAATCTGTGACCTCTATTTTTGTCACATTAACAATGTGATGCTTTTGTTATTCCTGGAAATTCAGTATGTGACTGAAGTGATTTAATTTCTTAATGTTCTGCTTTTCAGATACAGATGGCTGTCCAGCACATAGTGGGTTTTCAAAGCCTTTCCTTTGAGACATTCAGTTTTCTGCTGACTTTACTAGCTGCCACGGTCACCCCTGTGTTTGTTTTGTCAGAACGCTGGATCCACCTGCCCTGTGGCTGCATCATTAACTGCAGGAGGAATGCATATGCCATTTCTTCAGAAGAAAGGAAGAGTAAGTGCGGGAGGTTGAAGGATGGGATATTATCTTAAGTGATGTTCCATATGGCAACAGACTGTTAGAGTAAATTTTATAGTAGATTGCATAGAAAGTTGTCTGCAACAGTAATAATACTCTGCACTCCTGTAGCATATTTCATTTGAGGATCTGAAAGGTTTTCATGGACATTAATTAAATAAGCCTAACAACATACCTATAAGAGAGGCTAGAGAgtattattatcccattttacagtcagggaaattgaggcacagagaagttaagtgacttgcccaagaccacacagCGAATCATTGTCAAACCTTTTAACAGAAACTATGGGTTCAACTCACTCCTCCTCTAGCCTCTGGACAATACTCCCTCCCTAGAAAAGCACATCTGCCACAATGACATGCATTAAGAAAATACATTGACTGTGCTAAATAAATTGGAAAGACAGGCAAAAACACCTCTGAATTCTGAGTGACCATGCCCCTGAATTACAGGAATTTTGTCAATGAGAGAAAAAGCCCTTCGCATCCTACTGCTCACACATCCATCCACTGAGAGGCCTTCGGTGTCGACAGGACCTCATAGCCACGGCAAGGTGTTGCAATTACTTTCaaatataataattataatagTTTTCTGTATTAGCCATTCAGCAGTGACCCATAGAAAATTTAAATCAGTTCCctagttatactggtgtaactccattgacttcagtgggtttactCCTGAATCTCATGGgagtaaatgagaggagaacaAGGTTCACGATCTTCAGAAAAGTACTTTTTGGGTCAAGTCATTTGTTCTCTCTGAATTGGATTCGTCTTTCAAATCCAGACCATGAACTTTTAACCACTATCCCAAGGAGAGTGACTGCAGTTTGTCAAGAAAACTATTCATTCCAGATACAGCTTTGCTCTGAATCTAGTCTAATACTTACAGAGGTAAACTTATGATGATGGTAAAGAAACAATTGAATGATAATGTaaatagtagggctgtcaagcaattaaaaaaattaatcgtgattaattgcactgttaagcaataatagaataccatttatttaaattttttggatgttttctatattttaaaatatattgattttaattacaacacagaatacaaagtgtacagtgatcactttttatttatttttaattacaagtatttgcactgtaaaaaatctGAAAGGAATAGTATGTTTcagttcatctaatacaagtactatagtgcaatcactttatcatgaaaggtgaacttacaaatatagaattattataaaaaaactgcatttaaaaataaaacaatgtaaaattttagagcctgcatatccattcagtcctacttcttattcagccaatcactcagaaaaacaagtttatttatatttgcaggagataatggtgcctgcttcttgtttacaatggcacctgaaagtgagaacaggcactcgcatggtactgttgtagctggtgtcgcgggatatttacatgccagatgcactaaagattcatatatcccttcatgcttcaaccatcattccaagGGACATGCATCCaggctgatgacgggttctgcttgataataaaccaaagcagtgtggaccgacgcatgttcattttcattatctgagtcaggtgccaccggcagaaggttgattttctgttttggtggttcaggttctgtagtttctgcatcggagcgttgctcttttaagacttctgaaagcctgctccacacctcatccctctcagattttggaaggcacttcagattcttaaacctaagtctcacattggtaccttctttgtgttttgtcaaatctgcagtgaaagtgttcttaaaatgaacaacatgtgctgggtcatcactcGAGACTGCTGtatcatgaaatatatggcagaatgcaagtaaaacagagctggggacatataattctcccccaaagagttcagtcacaaatttaattaatgtatattttttaatgagtgtcatcagcacgGAAgaatgtcttctggaatggtggccaaagaatgaaggggcatacaaatgtttagcatatctggcatgtaaaataccttgcaatgccagctacaaaagtgccatgcaaatgcttgttcttgctttctggtgacattgtaaataagaagagggcagcattatctcctgtaaatgtaaacgaACTTGTTAGTTTTAGCGATtagctgaacaggaagtaggactgagtggacctgtaggctctgaagttttatattgttttggttttgagtacagttatctaaaaaaaaatctacatttgtaaattgcgcTTTCGCgacaaagagattacactacagtacttatatgaagtgaattgaaaaatatttcttttgtttatcatttttacagtgcagatatttgtaataaaaaataatttacactttgatttcaattacaacacagaatacaatatatacgAAAATGCAGAaaatcatccaaaatatttaataaatttcaattggtattctattgtttaacagtgtgattaattgcgattaatttttttaattaatcatatgagttaactgtgattaatcaacagtcctAATAAATAGAAATGGGTTTTTTTAGGATGTTCATACTAAAGGCTATTCTGAATTTTTAATAGAATAATTGTTGAGTTTGTAATTTCACACTTAGTGCTATCTTTTGAGAAACAGAATCTGTATGCTGAATAAAGACACTAATTTATAAATGGTTCTCTGTACTTTGTGTCTTAAAATGTTCTTAGGTAGATTTGCTTTCATGATTTGATAAGAGACATACCTTTAATTACTGTATCTAGTAATAAGAAAATGGGAATGGAGGGAGTTTATGGTAGGGGAAAGAAGTAATTAAGGGAATATGTGTCAGTAAAGCACTCTTACCTTAATTCCTGAACTATTATACCATCTAAAATAATTAGCCAGAGTACTGATGTTGGGATATAATTTTATATGTGGAGTGTATATATCGTCTGTGTATGAAGATAAGATGATTATGGAATTAGTTCACCTACATGATTGTCTTCTAATGTAGGAATGTATTTTTCTTATTTGCCTCTTGGCACTGAAGTACAGTTCTGATTGATTCTCAGAAGTAGAATGTAGGGAGGCTGTGTAAtcgctggaggtttttaagaat
It includes:
- the GPR149 gene encoding probable G-protein coupled receptor 149; the protein is MSVTPSHFPLNGTSLFAENHGIMDITNGQRTLNIFLFCLTFIITLTTLLGSIYSLVSLLKIQNKTTLSMIVTSLSVDDLISVVPVTIFMLMQWSSEALPQPLCTTSALLYLFQGISSNLKGTLIVSYNFYTINKTVMWSQRTSKQPVSMIWAILTIWIVSLLVCILPLCGWGTYVPTSWGCLTDYTSSYVLFLFIFYSLCFCLLTVLSVPLTYQLLCSDEQQRLYVDYQEITQGYFTPGTPPVCSTALSLSPEDPVDKTLKHFRNTCSSSEMAFRQSPAESCGLDSHCTNSVQSRSYTVEFAQKRFSLILALTKVILWLPTMIQMAVQHIVGFQSLSFETFSFLLTLLAATVTPVFVLSERWIHLPCGCIINCRRNAYAISSEERKTKRRGFEFNLSFQQGYGIYKISHENHHHEDDGDDNSISYHNLMNYDCENTQESQKDTNKILKSAKIEFSTIPTEDSSMFKDFNKGKNMETKQELGKDKSMDCLLSDKLEAFKREEVRNFDKSTFFEAQERRLSHEESRKPELSDWEWCRSKSERTPRQRSGGALAIPLCAFQGTVSLHAPTGKTLSLSTYEVSTEGQKITPTSKKIEVYRSKSVGHEPNPGDSPTTFADTNVKIHLEVLEICDNEEAMDTVSIISNISQSSTQVRSPSLRYSRKENRFVSCDLGETASYSLFIPSNNPDSDINISIPDTVEAHRRNSKKQHMERDGYQEEIQLLNKAYRKREEDGKSN